The Thermococcus sp. 4557 genomic sequence GATGAGTACCTCCTTCCCGGGGACTCCATGACTGTGACGGTGCAGAACATTCCCAAAGTCGAGCTGGAGGTTCATTCACTCGTTATCAGCACGGAAGTGGGATGCGCCCTCAAGGTCAAATGGGAGTGGGTCGGAAACCGAACCAACGGTTCGCCAAGGGTGATCGGCAGTGCCTGGTACTGCCCCGTGGAGGGATGACGATGGCGGGCTCCGTGGCTTCGGAACTGGTACTTTTCATAACCTCGCTGCTGGTGGCGGGAATGGTGGCGGGGGGACTCTATCTGGTTACTCAGGATATCTCCGACGGCATCGTGGTGAAGGGCAGTTCTGTGGCCACGGCCCTGCGAACGAACTTCGAGATAATAAACGATCCTGAGAACATACCCAGTTCGGGCGGTTCATACGTGTTTTACGTGAGGAACATCGGGAAATCCTCCATCACATTCACCCCCGATTCGGTTATCGTCATGATAGACGGCGTGATAATCCCTCCCTCAAACCTGACCTTCACACCTTCGGGCATTCTGGCCCCCTACGATGTTGGTGAGATACACGTGCCCACGTCCTTCCTCTCATCGGGATATCACAGGATAACGGTCGTTACCGAGAGCGGAAACCGGCGGTCCCTTATATTTAGGATAGGGTGAGGCCAATGAAGTCGCTCCTTGAAATACGGGTACCCAACGACGAGCTCCACAGGCGTCTTGGTGGGGGAATACCCCCCGGCAGCATAGTCCTGGTTGAGGGAGATAGGGGGACTGGCAAGTCCATATTCTCTCAGAGGCTGCTCTACGGCTTCCTCAAAAACGGCCACAGCGCCACCTACGTCTCAAGCCAGTACACCACACCGGAGTTCATAAACCAGATGGAATCCCTGGGATACGGGATAGTCCCCGAGCTGATAAAAAGACGCCTCCTCTTTGTGTCGCTCTATCCCCTCCTAGTTGGGCTCTCCGAGAGGAAGAGATTCCTGAACCGGTTTGTTGGAGAGCCGAGGCTCTGGAAAACTGACGTGATCATAATTGACTCCGTGTCGGCACTCCTATCATCCGATATCGGTGAAGATGAAGCGCGCGAGTTCTCACTCCATCTCAAGAGGGTCAGTGCCCTGGGAAAGGCCATAGTCCTGACGGTGAATCCATCCGACATCGAATCTGACGCGCTGAGGGTATTTGAAGAGGCCTCCACCATGCTGATACGACTCAGTGTGAAGGTCTTCGGAGGCGACCTGAAGAACTCAGCAACCA encodes the following:
- a CDS encoding flagellar protein G, with the translated sequence MAGSVASELVLFITSLLVAGMVAGGLYLVTQDISDGIVVKGSSVATALRTNFEIINDPENIPSSGGSYVFYVRNIGKSSITFTPDSVIVMIDGVIIPPSNLTFTPSGILAPYDVGEIHVPTSFLSSGYHRITVVTESGNRRSLIFRIG
- a CDS encoding ATPase domain-containing protein, encoding MKSLLEIRVPNDELHRRLGGGIPPGSIVLVEGDRGTGKSIFSQRLLYGFLKNGHSATYVSSQYTTPEFINQMESLGYGIVPELIKRRLLFVSLYPLLVGLSERKRFLNRFVGEPRLWKTDVIIIDSVSALLSSDIGEDEAREFSLHLKRVSALGKAIVLTVNPSDIESDALRVFEEASTMLIRLSVKVFGGDLKNSATIVKYNNAPGIFQKIIPFRVEPRVGFIVEIAAVV